A genome region from Nicotiana tabacum cultivar K326 chromosome 13, ASM71507v2, whole genome shotgun sequence includes the following:
- the LOC142168125 gene encoding uncharacterized protein LOC142168125 → MNQPVRLAGPAEIGLRVKPWWCIGAIDMDWLSPCYAILDYHAKTMILAMPGLPRVEWRGSLYYVPSRMISYFKFQWMVDKGCLAYLAFVRDVSADTLTIESVLVVRDFPDMFPVDLLGMPTGMDIDFGIYLVTGTHPISIPLYRMVTVELKELKEQLHELLDKGFIKPSVFPWGVLVLFVKKKDGTI, encoded by the coding sequence ATGAATCAACCAGTCAGATTAGCCGGTCCGGCTGAGATTGGACTTCGTGTTAAACCATGGTGGTGTATCGGTGCAATAgatatggattggctatcaccatGTTACGCTATTCTGGATTATCATGCTAAGACCATGATATTGGCGATGCCAGGGTTGCCtagggttgagtggagaggttccttgtattatgttcccagtagaatGATTTCATATTTTAAGTTTCAGTGGATGGTTGACAAGGGATGTCTGGCCTATTTGGCCTTCGTgcgggatgttagtgctgatactcttACTATTGAGTCTGTTctagtagtgagagactttcctgATATGTTTCCTGTAGATCTGCTAGGCATGCCAACCGGCatggacattgattttggtatttatCTGGTGACAGGCACTcatcccatctctattccactgtatcgcaTGGTTACAGtggaattgaaagagttaaaggaacaacttcatgagTTACTTGACAAGGGTTTCATCAAGCCTAGTGTGTTTCCTTGGGGCGTGTTGGTtctatttgttaagaagaaggatggtactatataG